One stretch of Leadbetterella byssophila DSM 17132 DNA includes these proteins:
- the mnmA gene encoding tRNA 2-thiouridine(34) synthase MnmA codes for MTKRGRVLVAMSGGIDSSLAAVLLHEQGYEVVGMTMKTWDYASSGGTKKETGCCSLDSINDARAIAVNLGFPHYILDIRSEFGDSVIDHFTGEYLEGRTPNPCVLCNTHIKWDALLRRADNLNCEFIATGHYAKIRQENGRYVISRGKDTTKDQSYVLWGVSQESLSRTLLPLGDLTKAEIREMARQKGFYDLVNKSESYEICFVPDNDYRGFLKRRIEGLEEQVAGGNFVLENGQVVGKHEGYPFYTIGQRKGLKIALGYPVFVTEIRKETNEVVLGTEEYLKKNGMVVSKLNLQKYASIPEGGLESLTKIRYKDQGEMAFIRQTDADKIEVEFSQPVSAIAPGQAAVFYEGDDVIGGGWIMKSYRV; via the coding sequence ATGACAAAGAGAGGAAGAGTATTAGTGGCCATGAGCGGTGGTATTGATAGCTCATTGGCAGCCGTGCTTTTGCACGAACAGGGTTACGAGGTAGTGGGAATGACCATGAAAACATGGGATTACGCTTCTTCCGGTGGTACAAAAAAAGAAACTGGTTGCTGCAGCTTAGACTCCATTAATGATGCCCGGGCCATTGCAGTAAATTTAGGATTCCCCCATTATATTCTAGATATACGATCAGAATTCGGAGATTCTGTAATAGATCATTTTACAGGTGAATACCTAGAGGGAAGAACCCCTAATCCATGTGTACTTTGTAACACGCATATTAAATGGGATGCGCTTCTTCGTAGGGCAGATAATTTAAACTGCGAGTTTATTGCTACCGGGCATTATGCGAAGATCCGACAAGAAAACGGCAGATATGTAATCTCAAGGGGTAAAGACACCACTAAAGATCAAAGTTACGTTTTGTGGGGAGTTTCTCAAGAAAGCCTTTCACGTACACTTTTGCCTTTGGGAGATCTAACTAAAGCAGAGATTAGAGAAATGGCTAGACAGAAGGGATTTTATGATTTGGTAAACAAGTCAGAATCTTATGAAATCTGCTTTGTGCCGGATAATGACTACAGAGGATTTTTAAAAAGAAGGATAGAGGGCTTAGAAGAACAAGTAGCTGGAGGAAATTTTGTACTTGAAAATGGACAAGTGGTAGGGAAACACGAAGGTTATCCTTTTTACACCATTGGTCAAAGAAAGGGTTTGAAAATAGCCTTGGGATATCCGGTCTTTGTGACGGAAATTCGCAAGGAAACAAACGAAGTAGTTCTAGGGACAGAAGAGTACCTGAAGAAGAATGGAATGGTGGTTAGCAAGTTGAATCTGCAGAAGTATGCTAGCATACCTGAAGGTGGACTTGAATCACTGACAAAAATTCGATACAAAGACCAAGGTGAAATGGCCTTCATTCGTCAAACGGATGCAGATAAGATTGAGGTTGAATTTTCACAACCTGTATCAGCCATCGCTCCCGGCCAAGCTGCCGTTTTTTACGAAGGGGATGATGTGATAGGCGGTGGATGGATAATGAAAAGCTATAGAGTTTAA
- a CDS encoding PspC domain-containing protein has protein sequence MYRIKNRDSILGGVCLGLAEHFRTDVTLIRIVFVILLFTPLPVGITYMVLWVLLPTRYGYLESVSNNLNVVNEMSNQTKNGNIAGGLVLIILGAIFSFKTFFDINLFTYIKNMWPLVLIGLGVWIIVKERDDLPHNHGGNPGGTSF, from the coding sequence ATGTATAGAATTAAAAATCGGGACAGTATTTTAGGAGGTGTTTGCCTAGGATTGGCGGAACACTTCCGAACAGACGTAACCTTAATTCGGATCGTATTTGTGATCCTTTTGTTTACGCCTTTGCCCGTGGGAATAACTTATATGGTATTATGGGTTTTACTCCCTACAAGGTATGGATACTTGGAATCAGTTAGTAATAATTTAAATGTTGTTAATGAAATGAGCAATCAAACTAAAAACGGAAATATAGCTGGAGGATTGGTCCTCATTATACTGGGAGCCATATTTTCCTTCAAGACGTTCTTTGATATAAACCTATTTACTTATATCAAGAACATGTGGCCTTTGGTCCTCATAGGTCTTGGCGTTTGGATCATAGTTAAAGAAAGAGATGACTTACCACATAACCACGGAGGAAATCCTGGTGGTACTAGCTTCTAA
- a CDS encoding ABC transporter permease, with the protein MNISYFIANRIRKSKGQSFSRVIVKVGVLSVAITVSVIVLSFFVLLGFKNTIKEKLFSQTSHIQVSKITLNRSFEETPLPNNSDYYQKVKNLPHVKSINRVAYKSVILKSEEEITGAVLKGVDQEYDWSEMKNNLVEGKTVDSLNQIMISKRTAGILNVKVGESLYVYFIQDPPRARKVEVVGIYDTHVEELDQLYVLSDLGLIQRINAWENGEFGHYDIYLKDLSSLPTVKKELMEIFPLEYKVTQVEELLPHFFEWFKFLDRNIVLIIVLIMVVAAFNMISVLLIMIMERTPMIGLLKSLGAPTAKIRNIFLINSSRIIGWGLVLGNVLALGLAYLQWKFHVIKLDAQNYYMNYVPIEWNFAVVLCVNLGVFLVVLAVTVLPTLSIRGITPVKALKYKD; encoded by the coding sequence ATGAACATCTCCTACTTTATTGCAAACAGAATACGAAAATCAAAAGGCCAATCTTTTTCGAGAGTAATTGTGAAAGTAGGCGTTTTGAGTGTGGCTATCACGGTTTCCGTGATTGTATTATCGTTTTTTGTGCTCTTAGGTTTCAAAAATACCATTAAGGAAAAACTCTTTAGCCAGACCTCTCATATTCAGGTCAGCAAAATTACACTTAATCGTTCATTTGAAGAAACTCCACTCCCAAATAATTCAGATTATTACCAAAAGGTAAAGAATTTACCCCATGTTAAATCCATTAATAGGGTGGCTTATAAGTCGGTAATTCTAAAATCAGAAGAAGAAATTACGGGGGCCGTATTAAAAGGGGTAGATCAGGAGTATGATTGGTCAGAAATGAAGAACAATTTGGTGGAAGGGAAGACGGTAGACTCCTTGAACCAAATTATGATCAGTAAACGAACGGCAGGCATTCTAAATGTAAAAGTAGGGGAGTCCCTTTACGTTTATTTTATCCAGGATCCTCCCCGAGCCCGTAAGGTGGAAGTAGTAGGGATTTATGATACACATGTGGAGGAACTGGATCAGTTGTATGTTTTAAGTGATTTGGGTTTGATACAAAGGATCAATGCCTGGGAGAACGGAGAGTTTGGGCATTATGACATTTACTTGAAGGATCTATCTTCTCTACCTACTGTAAAAAAGGAGTTGATGGAAATCTTTCCTTTGGAATATAAGGTGACTCAGGTAGAAGAGCTATTACCGCATTTTTTTGAGTGGTTTAAATTTCTGGATCGTAACATTGTATTGATTATCGTATTAATAATGGTGGTTGCTGCCTTTAATATGATTTCGGTGCTACTTATTATGATTATGGAAAGGACTCCTATGATAGGATTACTAAAGTCACTGGGTGCCCCTACAGCTAAGATTAGAAATATATTCTTGATCAATAGTTCAAGGATAATTGGATGGGGCTTGGTTCTGGGAAATGTTCTGGCTTTGGGTTTGGCTTATCTACAGTGGAAATTTCATGTAATCAAACTGGATGCCCAGAACTACTATATGAATTATGTTCCTATAGAATGGAATTTTGCGGTGGTGCTGTGTGTGAATCTGGGTGTATTTTTAGTGGTTTTAGCGGTGACCGTTTTACCAACTTTAAGCATTCGGGGTATAACGCCGGTGAAAGCGTTGAAATATAAAGATTAA
- the guaA gene encoding glutamine-hydrolyzing GMP synthase, which produces MMQEILIIDFGSQYTQLIARRVRELNVYCEIHPFNKIPEITENIKGIILSGSPSSVMEEGSPTLDLNQFRGKLPLLGVCFGAQLLAKEFGGLVEKSDSREYGRAHLNSLVPNDKLLKGIPAKSQVWMSHGDTITRLPEGAILTASTESVRNAAYTFEGEETYCIQFHPEVTHSTDGKKMLENFVVDICGCDQSYTPESFVESTVAELKAQLGQDKVVMGLSGGVDSSVAALLIHKAIGENLYCIFVDNGLLRKNEFEQVLESYKGLGLNVKGVDAKDRFYAALKGLTDPEAKRKAIGKTFIDVFDDEAHLIQDVKWLGQGTIYPDIIESVSVKGPSVTIKSHHNVGGLPDYMKLKVVEPLKLLFKDGVRQVGRSMGMPDHLINRHPFPGPGLGIRILGDITPEKVAILQNVDHIFIQGLKDKGLYDSIWQAGAILLPVQSVGVMGDERTYENVVALRAVTSVDGMTADWAHLPYEFLGEVSNQIINKVKGVNRVVYDISSKPPATIEWE; this is translated from the coding sequence ATTATGCAGGAGATACTTATAATAGATTTTGGATCTCAGTATACTCAGCTTATTGCTCGTAGAGTCCGTGAGCTTAATGTATATTGTGAAATCCACCCGTTCAATAAGATCCCTGAAATTACGGAAAACATCAAGGGAATTATCCTTTCAGGAAGCCCAAGTTCTGTAATGGAGGAAGGATCACCTACGTTGGACCTTAATCAATTCAGAGGTAAACTACCTTTGTTGGGAGTGTGTTTTGGCGCACAATTATTGGCGAAAGAATTTGGTGGCCTTGTGGAGAAGTCGGATTCAAGAGAGTATGGAAGGGCGCATTTGAACAGTCTGGTGCCAAATGACAAACTCCTAAAAGGAATTCCTGCAAAATCCCAAGTCTGGATGTCACACGGTGACACCATTACTCGTCTACCTGAAGGAGCTATTTTAACAGCTTCTACAGAATCAGTAAGAAATGCTGCTTATACCTTCGAAGGAGAGGAAACGTACTGTATCCAATTCCACCCTGAAGTGACGCACTCCACTGACGGAAAGAAGATGTTAGAGAACTTTGTTGTAGACATCTGTGGATGTGACCAAAGTTATACTCCGGAATCTTTTGTTGAGAGTACTGTTGCTGAATTAAAAGCTCAACTTGGACAAGATAAAGTAGTAATGGGGCTTTCAGGCGGGGTTGACAGCTCTGTGGCCGCGCTTTTGATTCACAAAGCCATAGGAGAAAACCTTTACTGTATTTTTGTAGACAATGGTCTCCTTAGAAAGAATGAATTTGAGCAGGTATTAGAGTCTTATAAGGGCCTAGGACTGAATGTTAAGGGGGTAGACGCTAAAGATAGATTCTATGCAGCACTTAAGGGCCTTACAGACCCTGAAGCTAAAAGAAAGGCCATTGGTAAAACCTTTATTGACGTGTTTGATGATGAGGCGCACCTGATTCAGGACGTGAAATGGTTAGGTCAAGGTACCATTTATCCGGATATCATCGAATCTGTATCCGTTAAAGGACCTTCAGTAACTATCAAGTCGCACCATAATGTAGGTGGTTTACCGGACTACATGAAATTAAAAGTGGTAGAACCACTAAAACTTCTTTTTAAAGACGGTGTAAGACAAGTGGGTAGATCTATGGGAATGCCAGATCACCTGATCAACAGACATCCTTTCCCTGGACCAGGTTTAGGCATCCGTATTTTGGGAGATATTACTCCTGAAAAAGTAGCCATACTTCAGAACGTTGATCACATCTTCATCCAAGGTCTAAAGGATAAAGGACTATATGATAGTATCTGGCAAGCAGGTGCTATATTATTACCGGTTCAAAGTGTAGGTGTTATGGGAGACGAAAGAACATATGAAAATGTGGTTGCACTTCGCGCAGTAACCAGTGTAGACGGTATGACCGCTGACTGGGCACACCTTCCTTATGAATTCCTGGGTGAAGTATCAAATCAAATTATCAATAAAGTTAAAGGGGTGAATAGAGTGGTGTATGACATTAGCTCTAAACCTCCGGCAACTATCGAATGGGAATAA
- a CDS encoding glycosyltransferase family 4 protein, translated as MSLILEELVPQNFFRIIISGLTALFVTWQSIPVIRKTCEERNLSDSPIKRSSHKHPVPTFGGVGIFAGTLIGYMIWNFMDEGYLMHKVFACTIILFFLGIKDDIYGLSATKKIFSQILAALLIVVGSDLRISSFFGIFGVHELPYIVSVGFSIFLIVALINAFNLIDGIDGLSAGVAMIASGGFALWFMLNGYWSLACLGFSLSASLFAFLRFNFSNTSKIFMGDTGSLIVGFWVAVMALKFVEVNVLNINSDNVYQNAPVIAIALLSVPIFDTLRVFSLRILRGKSPFSADRSHLHHLMVDLGLSHVVASFILYGFTILFTSAIYFSRMYFTNTQLAISILVIFSLYILVGFLLEKERVRYVRSKASTFKEDRQKKMDSGKLVTEKGA; from the coding sequence ATGAGTCTTATACTTGAAGAGTTAGTTCCTCAGAATTTTTTCCGAATCATCATATCGGGTTTAACTGCATTGTTTGTGACATGGCAGTCTATACCTGTGATTAGAAAGACGTGTGAAGAGAGGAATCTATCTGACAGTCCTATCAAAAGGAGCTCGCACAAGCATCCGGTACCTACTTTTGGTGGAGTAGGGATATTTGCCGGTACATTGATAGGATATATGATCTGGAACTTTATGGATGAAGGGTATTTAATGCACAAGGTTTTTGCATGTACCATCATTCTATTTTTCTTAGGTATAAAAGATGATATTTATGGACTTAGTGCTACAAAAAAGATATTCTCTCAGATTCTGGCGGCTTTACTTATTGTCGTTGGTTCTGACTTAAGAATCTCTAGTTTTTTTGGAATCTTTGGGGTGCATGAACTTCCTTACATTGTAAGTGTAGGGTTTTCTATCTTTCTTATTGTGGCATTGATTAATGCATTTAACCTGATTGATGGTATTGATGGACTATCAGCCGGTGTGGCCATGATAGCCAGTGGAGGATTCGCACTGTGGTTCATGTTAAATGGGTATTGGTCTTTAGCTTGTTTGGGCTTCAGTTTATCAGCTTCACTCTTTGCTTTTCTTCGGTTTAACTTCTCTAACACCAGTAAGATCTTCATGGGAGATACCGGCTCATTGATCGTAGGATTTTGGGTAGCGGTAATGGCCTTGAAGTTTGTGGAGGTTAACGTACTAAATATCAATAGTGATAATGTATACCAAAATGCGCCGGTAATTGCCATCGCATTATTATCTGTTCCTATTTTTGATACACTTAGAGTGTTCAGTTTGAGGATTTTGAGAGGAAAATCTCCTTTTTCAGCAGATAGAAGTCACCTACATCATTTGATGGTGGATTTGGGGTTATCTCATGTAGTGGCCTCATTTATCTTGTATGGATTCACCATCCTCTTTACTTCAGCCATCTATTTTTCTAGAATGTACTTTACAAATACACAGCTTGCCATTTCCATTTTGGTGATCTTCTCTTTGTACATTCTGGTAGGGTTCTTACTTGAGAAAGAGAGAGTAAGATATGTGAGAAGTAAAGCGAGTACTTTTAAGGAAGACAGACAGAAGAAGATGGATTCCGGAAAGTTAGTTACAGAGAAAGGAGCTTAA
- a CDS encoding WcaF family extracellular polysaccharide biosynthesis acetyltransferase, whose translation MKVELKEYRNPEYQPGAGPVKRILWHVFSKMFIHSQLLVPVGLKLFILKLFGAKIGDGVMLKPNVNIKHPWFLEIGDYSWIGEDVWIDNLVRVKIGANCCVSQGALLLTGNHNFSKRTFDLMMGEVILEDGSWVGAKAIVCPGVTLKSHAVLTVNSVATKDCEEYQVYQGNPAVSVKMRTIH comes from the coding sequence ATGAAGGTAGAGCTTAAGGAATACAGGAATCCTGAGTATCAGCCGGGTGCCGGTCCGGTAAAACGAATACTTTGGCACGTTTTTAGCAAGATGTTTATACATTCACAACTCCTGGTTCCGGTAGGATTGAAGTTATTTATACTGAAGCTTTTCGGGGCAAAGATTGGGGATGGGGTAATGCTTAAGCCTAATGTAAATATTAAGCATCCTTGGTTTTTAGAGATTGGAGATTATAGTTGGATAGGAGAAGACGTATGGATAGACAATTTAGTTCGGGTGAAAATTGGCGCGAATTGTTGTGTTTCCCAAGGAGCATTATTGCTAACGGGAAATCATAATTTTAGTAAAAGGACCTTTGATCTCATGATGGGAGAAGTGATTTTGGAAGATGGATCGTGGGTAGGAGCGAAAGCAATTGTATGTCCTGGTGTGACTTTAAAATCTCATGCCGTCTTAACTGTAAATTCTGTAGCTACGAAGGACTGTGAAGAGTATCAGGTGTATCAGGGAAATCCTGCGGTTTCGGTAAAAATGCGAACCATACACTAA
- a CDS encoding prephenate dehydrogenase, with product MKIGVIGLGDMGRLFARIWSQKGFDVYGCDVPGKEEELQRALPLVKILPDAVAVSRSCDVIMYAVETEKIEEVLRISGPSTKYGAIVTGQTSVKTPEIKAFERHLPADAQIVGSHALFGPSISPDGQIIAMYRHRCEEDAFEAVKQLYLSTGAMVEELESYKHHDQMMADIQVITHVGFESLGTAFMHRKAYPWEDKSQVQGIDNIKLLLTLRIFSYKPHVYSGLAFENPFAIKDVRKFARIENELFGLMITENKNALASRVLKARDKVFGERKAPYMLDDKLMREYTLNPGSNHKPNSHLSLLTMVCTWADLGIDPYKNMVCQTPPFRLRVGLAEYLFTNPDLLEESLKTAVKNKDYLIDDLAYHTAVHEWTNILELGDKKAYEKQFLATSNFLGDRLEEGRDKSTHLLNRLIHEGRA from the coding sequence ATGAAAATTGGTGTCATAGGCCTAGGAGATATGGGTAGATTATTTGCCCGAATCTGGTCCCAAAAAGGATTTGACGTTTATGGATGTGATGTTCCCGGGAAAGAGGAAGAACTTCAAAGAGCTCTACCATTAGTAAAGATACTTCCGGATGCAGTTGCTGTTTCCCGTAGCTGTGATGTCATCATGTATGCCGTAGAGACGGAAAAAATAGAAGAAGTGCTAAGAATTTCTGGCCCTTCTACAAAGTATGGCGCTATAGTTACCGGACAAACCTCTGTCAAGACTCCAGAAATCAAAGCATTTGAGAGACATCTACCTGCTGATGCCCAGATCGTAGGCTCACATGCCTTATTTGGGCCTTCTATTTCTCCTGACGGGCAGATCATTGCCATGTATAGACATAGATGTGAGGAAGACGCATTTGAAGCTGTGAAGCAACTGTATTTGAGTACAGGGGCAATGGTGGAAGAGTTGGAGTCCTACAAACATCATGATCAAATGATGGCGGATATACAGGTGATCACCCATGTGGGTTTTGAGAGCCTAGGTACTGCTTTTATGCATAGAAAAGCCTATCCTTGGGAAGACAAAAGTCAAGTTCAAGGGATAGATAATATTAAGCTCCTGCTTACCTTAAGGATTTTCTCGTATAAACCGCATGTATATTCTGGCTTGGCCTTTGAAAACCCCTTTGCCATCAAGGATGTGAGGAAATTTGCCAGAATTGAGAATGAGCTCTTTGGGCTGATGATAACTGAAAACAAGAATGCCCTTGCTTCTCGGGTGTTAAAGGCAAGAGATAAGGTTTTTGGGGAGAGAAAAGCTCCTTACATGCTAGATGATAAGTTAATGAGAGAATATACCCTAAATCCGGGAAGTAATCATAAACCTAACTCGCACTTGAGTTTGTTAACCATGGTTTGTACCTGGGCAGATTTGGGTATAGATCCTTATAAGAACATGGTTTGTCAAACTCCTCCATTCCGTTTGAGGGTGGGATTAGCGGAATATTTGTTTACTAATCCAGACTTATTAGAAGAATCTCTGAAGACTGCTGTAAAGAACAAAGATTATTTGATTGATGACCTGGCGTATCATACGGCTGTGCACGAGTGGACAAATATCTTGGAATTGGGAGATAAGAAAGCATACGAGAAACAATTCTTGGCAACCAGCAATTTTCTTGGGGATAGGTTAGAGGAAGGTAGAGATAAAAGCACTCATTTATTAAACCGCTTGATTCATGAAGGTAGAGCTTAA
- a CDS encoding amidohydrolase family protein, translating into MKKIVISLLCLLSGMSMAQNPGAGKASKEPVIFFNAHIFVGNGTEYASGSLVMENGVIKEVADANLSSKYPNAKKVDVQGKHIYPGVISPANTLGLAEIESSRPTLDHQELGDYNPNVRALIAYNTDSEVIPTVRGNGVLITQATPTGGIISGRSAIMYLDGWNWEDAVLKADDGVWLNWPRRMSFGFNPQTFSREPRKNENYQKSIDELRQMFAQSNAQKAGGQPHDNLKLTSLNGILSGDQRLFIQAGTDKEVIEAIQFCKEVGVKHPVVVGAVTSDLAIQTLKENNVPIIVSPTHRLPDRVDDDVWEPYRLPAMLVKKGLMVGLHYNDSYWRTRNLPFVAGNTAAHGLTKAEALSLITLNNAKILGIDKWVGTLEAGKHATFVISEGDLLDMRTAKVTEAYIRGAAVNLDDKQKRLANKYFEKYGLEK; encoded by the coding sequence ATGAAGAAAATAGTAATCTCCTTATTGTGCCTATTGTCGGGAATGAGTATGGCACAGAATCCGGGAGCCGGAAAAGCTTCTAAGGAGCCTGTGATATTTTTTAATGCCCATATTTTTGTGGGCAATGGAACGGAATATGCCTCCGGTTCTCTAGTAATGGAAAACGGGGTGATCAAAGAAGTAGCGGATGCTAATTTGAGCTCGAAATATCCCAATGCAAAGAAGGTAGATGTGCAAGGTAAACATATTTACCCGGGAGTTATTTCTCCTGCCAATACTTTGGGTTTAGCGGAGATCGAATCCAGCAGACCTACCTTGGATCATCAGGAGTTAGGCGACTATAATCCTAACGTGAGAGCGCTTATAGCTTATAATACGGACTCGGAAGTGATTCCAACTGTTCGTGGTAACGGGGTGTTGATTACCCAGGCTACTCCTACGGGTGGTATTATTTCAGGCAGGTCAGCTATCATGTATTTGGATGGCTGGAACTGGGAAGATGCCGTTTTAAAAGCAGATGACGGAGTATGGTTAAATTGGCCTCGTAGAATGAGCTTTGGATTTAATCCTCAAACTTTCTCCAGAGAGCCTCGTAAAAACGAGAATTACCAGAAATCTATCGATGAACTTCGTCAGATGTTTGCTCAGTCAAATGCTCAAAAGGCAGGAGGCCAGCCTCATGATAATTTAAAGCTTACTTCCTTAAACGGAATACTTAGCGGAGACCAGCGTCTTTTTATCCAGGCTGGAACAGACAAAGAGGTCATTGAAGCTATACAGTTCTGTAAAGAAGTAGGAGTGAAGCATCCGGTAGTAGTAGGTGCGGTTACTTCTGATTTAGCTATCCAAACCTTAAAAGAGAACAATGTGCCTATCATCGTTTCCCCTACTCACCGCTTACCGGATAGAGTAGATGATGATGTGTGGGAGCCATACCGTTTACCGGCCATGCTAGTGAAGAAAGGTTTAATGGTAGGATTACATTACAATGATTCCTACTGGAGAACCAGAAACTTACCTTTCGTAGCAGGAAATACAGCGGCTCATGGTCTTACAAAGGCGGAGGCTTTGTCGCTAATAACATTGAATAATGCCAAGATCTTAGGTATTGATAAATGGGTGGGTACATTGGAAGCAGGTAAACATGCCACTTTCGTGATCAGCGAAGGAGACTTGCTAGACATGCGTACTGCTAAGGTAACTGAAGCCTATATAAGAGGGGCTGCGGTAAACCTTGACGACAAACAAAAACGATTAGCTAACAAGTACTTTGAGAAGTACGGTTTAGAAAAATAG